GCTGTTACGCTCAACTCATGTAAACGTCCATCGTTAAGTTGTGAAAGCGCTTCAGGGATCAGTTCTTCAAGAACCGACTCCGTACGTTTAAGTTTGATCTGTGCTTCAGTCATTATTTACAGGCTTACTTTTTGCTCAACTTTTTTGAATGTTTCGATTACATCGCCAACTTGTACATCTTCGTAGTTAGAGATAATAACACCACACTCGTAACCGTTACCAACCTCTTCAACATCATCTTTGAATCTTCTAAGACTTACAAGTTCACCCTCAAATGCAACAACACCTTCGCGGATAACACGAACAAGTCCACCACGAATCAGTTTACCGTCTTCAACTACACATCCTGCAACCATACCTTTAGGTGATTTAAATACGTCACGAACTTCAGCTTGACCTGTATTTTCCTCAGTAAATTTCGGTGCCATCATACCTGTCAGCATTCCAGTCATGTCATCAAGTAATTGATAGATAATAGAGTATGTTCTAATATCTACATTTCTTTGTTTCGCTAACGCTTTAACTGAACCAGTAGGACGAACGTTAAATCCAAGAAGTACACAATTTTCAGAGTTTCCAACTAGTTCAACGTCATTTTCAGTAATTCCACCTACACCGCTAGAGATAATGTCGATTTTAACCTCTTCATTTCTAAGTTCTGATAATGAAGATTTGATAGCTTCAAGTGAACCGTGAACATCTGTTTTAAGTACAACTTTAAGAGATTTAAGACGTCCCTCTGCGATCATGCTTGTCATATCTTCTAAAGTAGATTTCGTAGATTTACTTAACTCTTTATGTCTATCGTACTCATAACGTTTTTGAGCGTACTCTTTCGCTTCTTTATCGTTTTTCATAGCCATCATAATCTCACCTGCAGCAGGTACTTCATTAAGACCTACTACAACTGCAGTATGTGATGGTGGAACAGATTTAATCTGTTTTGAGTTTTCGTTAATAAGTGCTTTAACACGACCATGTGCTTTTCCACATACAACATTGTCACCAACTTTAAGTGTACCATTTTGAACAATTACAGTAGCAACCGGACCACGACCTTTTTCAAGTGAAGACTCAACTACCGCTGCTTTTGCATTTGCATCAGGACTTGCTTTAAGTTCTAAAATATCTGCTGTTAAAAGGATATTTTCAAGAAGATCGTCAAGTCCCATACCTGTTTTTGCAGAAAGTGGAACAAATTCTATATCTCCACCCCAATCAACAGGAGAGATACCACGCTCAGCCATTTGCCCTTTTACAAGGTCAGGGTTTGCTGTTTCTTTATCCATCTTATTTAGTGCTACGATAATTGGTGCACCAGAATCTTTAGCAATTTTAATAACCTCTTCAGTTTGTGGTTTTACACCGTCATCTGCTGCAACTACGATAATGATAATATCCGTAATATCAGTACCTCTTTGACGCATAGAGCTAAATGCTGCGTGACCCGGAGTATCGATAAACGTAATTTCTCTACCGTGTTGGTTAATTGTATATGCACCGATATGCTGTGTAATTCCACCAGCTTCATCTTCAGTAACTTTTGCTTTTCTAATTGCATCAAGAAGTGATGTTTTACCGTGGTCAACGTGTCCCATAATTGTAATAATCGGTGGACGTTCTTCACCCTCTTCTTCTTGAGACTCTGCTTCTTCAACATAGTTAAATTCATCTTTTGGATCGATAATAGTAACTTCAACACCGAATTCTTCAGATAATATCTCAATCTCATCAGCACCTAAGAAGTCATTTTTCGTCATCATCATACCAAGATCGAAAAGAACTTTGATAATGTCACTCATTGGGCGTTTTAATTTTTCTGCGAATTCGTATACACGGATATCTTCAGGGATCTCTACGTGTGTTACAACCTCTTCGCTAGGTTTCTCTTTTGTATATTTTTTACGTTTATCACGAGAAACTTTTCTTGTTCTTGGAGCTTGCTTTTTATTTGCATTTCTTCCGATTGGTTTTGGTTGTTTTGGCTTTCTAGGCTCTTCAGGCTCAATAGCTTGTCTTTCAGTAGCATTCAGGTCAAGTAAAACAACTTGGTCATCCATATCAATAGAAACATCAGCCATAGATCCACCGAAAATATCTAGCTTAGTACCTTGATCTTTTTTAGATACAGGAGCTGTCTTTTCTTTATTTTTCTTCTTTTGTGCTAACTCTTTAAGAGCTTCTTCACTCATTTTTCCGTAAGAAGAAACAACTGCCTCTTGCTTTTTCGGTGCTTCAAAAACTTCCTCTTTAGGTTGTTTTTTCTTTTTAACGATTTTTAAACCAGATTTTTTTACAACCGGTTTGATTCTAGGAGTAATTTCAGCTGTTTTATTTTCCGAAGGTTTTTCTTCTTTAACCTCTTCTGACTTTGCTGCTTTTGCAGGCTCTTCTTTAGCCTCTGAAGTTGTAGAGTTGTCAATTTTTGCTTTTGGTTCTTCTTTTTTAGGAGTTGATTCTTTTTTATCTTCTGTTTTTGCTTTTGTTTTTTTCTCAGGTTTTGCTTGTTCTTCCGATGGTTCACCATTCATGATATAGTTTGCTAAACCTTCTGCTTGTTCCATTGTTACAACACTTTGTGCAGATTTAACATCTATTCCCATCTTATTGGCTTTTTCTAAAACATCTTTAGAAGTAATCCCCAATTCTTTAGCAATTTCGTGTACTCTAACTTTTTCACTCATTAATGACAATCTCCTTTAATTTACTCATAAGTTCATCTTTTTTACCACTACGACACTGTCGCATCAGCGCTTTGGCAATCTTTTTTTCATCATCTAGACAAACTTTACAAAAATAAAAACTTCTTCCAACTCCGCTAAATGCAGATAATTCTCCATCAATACATCTAAGTCTTAAAAGATTTTCCTGTGTATGCTTATCTCTACAAGCTACACACATTCTCGTTGGTCTATAAAAATTTTTCGCCATTATACCCAAATAATACTTGATCTTTACTGTTTATCTTTCGATTATTAAACCGCTATTATCAAAATCTAAAATTTTAACTGCAAATTCCGGAAATTTTTGCTTTAAACGGTTTGCAATCATCGCTGCATCATCATCATATGCAAGTGAGAAGAACGTACTTCCACTTCCAGATAATGTACTCATTAATGCACCACTTTCATACGCAACTTTTTGTACCGAGAAAAGTTCCGGTAAAGTTTTCATTCTCGCTTTTTGATGGAATCTATCCTGAGCTGCAAGCTTTAACATCTCCCAATCTTCATTGAAAAATGCAGCAACTGTTAAAGCAGTATGAGACAGGTTATAAACAGCATTCTCTTTAGAGTATGATTTTGGCAGAATTGTACGAGATTTTGATGTATTCATCTGCTTGTTTGGAATAACTACTACCGCTTTGAGGTAATCCGGCAGATGTTTCTTTTGAGAGAATACTTTATTTTTCTCAATCGTTGCAACATTAAAACCACCCATTACAGCAGGTGTAATGTTATCCGGATGTGGTTCATAAACAAGTGCATGATTTAAAATACGACGCTTTGAAACTCTAATGTTTGCAGCTTCATGTGCAGATGCAATAGCACTTACAATTACTGCTGACGAACTTCCCAATCCTCTAGACATAGGGATAGAGTTATAAAAGGTAAACTTAAAGTTTTGCTTTTTCTTTGTCAATCTTGAGTAATGTTCATTAAAAATACTTACAAAAAGGTTATTCCCTTTTAATCTTGCATTGTTCTCACCTTCACCCTTGATACTCACACTAAAAAACTTTGACGGATGAAATTCAACTCTATTTCTTAAATCAACTGCCAGACCTAAAGAATCAAATCCCGGTCCTAAATTTGCAGATGTAGCTGGTACACTAATTATCACTAATACTTCCCTATTAAACGGCAGCTATTTTGTATAGCGGTGCTGTTTCCTTACTAAAATCTTTATACTCGAGTAGATCGGGGAGTTTAAAACTCGCCACCGGTACTGTTTCTAATTTTTCTGTTTTTATATCATCTTGCATTTTAACAAAAAATAGCTTTCCTATCGCTTTTATAGGTTCATTATTATTAAAATAAAAAGCATCTCTTGCAAACAGCGGTATATCTTTTAACACACTTAACGATTTTAAGAAGATATATGCTACTTTAATTGCCATAAAACTTCCCGGTCCGTTAACATAAAACAGTGCGTTAAGATCATATTTTTGTAAAATATCTTCAAAAATTTCAGGAAGAATATCTGAACTTTTTTCCTCAGATTCGATCACTTCGATCAGTTTTTGTTCTTCATAAATTCCAATCATTATCGGTGAAGTTAAAGTGATACAAACAACATCAACTTTTTTACGCATATGCTTTTTCTAACTCTCTTAACTCTTCACCTACAAGCTCAATAACTTCATAGTTTTCAGGGTCTTTCAATAGCTCTAATGTCAGTTTGTGGTTAAGATCATGACTTCCGGCAAACGCTTCATAGTTTCCTATAAAATTCATACCTATTAAACTCATATCTCCGATAGCATCTAAGATTTTATGACGTACAAACTCATCATCATAACGCAGACCTTCCGGATTTAGAATCTTTTTTTCATCTAGTACAACAGCATTTTCCAAACTACCGCCAAGTGCCAGACCTTTTGAACGAAGGTATTGTACTTCATGTAAAAATCCGAAAGTTCTAGCACGAGAAATCTCTTCTTTGTATGATTGTTTTGTAAACTTTAATACATATGCTTGTTCTTGAATTACCGGATGTGGAAACTTGATCGTGAAATCGTAACTGAGATCTTTTGCAGGTGAGAGTTTTACATACTTATCACCCTCTTTTATTTCTATCTCTTTTTTGATTCTCATAATACGTTTAGGCTTATCAAGCTCAACAACTTCTGCTTCATCTAAAAGCATACAGTAACTTGCACTGCTTCCGTCCATTACCGGTACTTCATCGGCATCTACAACAACTCTTAAGTTATCAATACCGTAGGCATACACAGCTGAGAGAAGATGCTCAATTGTAGAGATTACATATCCATCTTTCCCTATAACCGTAGCCATCTTTGTATCTACAACATTCTCAGGTACCAGTGGAATTGAAACATCTACATCGCTTCGATAAAAGACAATGCCACTTTCTGCTTCTAAGGGTTCTAGTCTTAATTTAACCGGTGAACCTTTGTGCAGTCCAATTCCTACGAGTTCAACACTCTTTTTTATAGTTGTTTGATACATATCAGCCTCTATCTTTGATCTATAATTTTTTTAGATTCTTTAATTATATCACTTATATTTAATTTTATCCACTGTGAATCCATCCACTCCTGCGGACGAACTTCGATCCCTTGAACCAATACACCGAAGTGAAGGTGATCACCCATTGCATATCCGCTTTTACCAGTGTTTGCAATTTTAGAGTTTGCCGGTACATGTTCACCCATACTTACATCAACACTAGAACAGTGTCCATAAAGAGTATAAAGTCCTAAGCCGTGTGAAATAATAGGCATATTTCCGTATAATCCATTATAGTCCGTAAATACTACATCACCACCATTTTGTGTCTTAATAGGAGCCATTGCATAACTTGCCAGATCAAGTCCCATATGATACGCTTCACTTACAAACTCATTGTCATAGTAATATTTTCTGTGATCACCGAAATGAGCAACAACTTGTCCATTTTTCAGAGGATAGATCTTTTTCATTTTAAAGTCACTAATCATCTCATCTGAAACTTTAGAAGTGATCTCATGGATTAACTTCTCATTTTTAGCACGTACATCCTCATTAATCAGTTTAAACTGCTCTAATGAACCGTCAACACCTTGTGTCTCTTCAAACTCTTCAGCTAAATCGTAAATTTTCCCTTTTAAAAACTTGTCTGAAAGATTAATTTTTGAAACCTTATATGTCTTCTCTTTGAGGTATAATGGTACATAAGACTTAGCTACATTTCCTGCACTGTCTTTTGCTATTACCGTTGCTTTAAAGCCTCTGTCTATTACAGGCCATGCTAAAAGAGCTATGTAGTAACCCTCTTTATAAAAAGGTTGTGCTTTAAACTTTTTATTATTGTTTCCAAGTACATAAAAATCTTCAAGATTCTCATCTTTTACACTAAAGATAACAAGTGCAGAACCACCACGAGAGATCTTATATGAATTGTTAATAATACTAACATTAGGTCTTTTTTTGTCGATAGTAAGTTTATAGAGTTTTAATGCCGTATTACCGTTTAACATATTCCACTTACTAGTATCGTTTGCTTCTACGATAATCTCTATTTGCTTATCTTTTAAAGCATACATACCTCTTGGAGGTTCAATCGAGAGTTCAAGCGAATTCATTGGAGTGATC
Above is a window of Sulfurimonas marina DNA encoding:
- the infB gene encoding translation initiation factor IF-2, which codes for MSEKVRVHEIAKELGITSKDVLEKANKMGIDVKSAQSVVTMEQAEGLANYIMNGEPSEEQAKPEKKTKAKTEDKKESTPKKEEPKAKIDNSTTSEAKEEPAKAAKSEEVKEEKPSENKTAEITPRIKPVVKKSGLKIVKKKKQPKEEVFEAPKKQEAVVSSYGKMSEEALKELAQKKKNKEKTAPVSKKDQGTKLDIFGGSMADVSIDMDDQVVLLDLNATERQAIEPEEPRKPKQPKPIGRNANKKQAPRTRKVSRDKRKKYTKEKPSEEVVTHVEIPEDIRVYEFAEKLKRPMSDIIKVLFDLGMMMTKNDFLGADEIEILSEEFGVEVTIIDPKDEFNYVEEAESQEEEGEERPPIITIMGHVDHGKTSLLDAIRKAKVTEDEAGGITQHIGAYTINQHGREITFIDTPGHAAFSSMRQRGTDITDIIIIVVAADDGVKPQTEEVIKIAKDSGAPIIVALNKMDKETANPDLVKGQMAERGISPVDWGGDIEFVPLSAKTGMGLDDLLENILLTADILELKASPDANAKAAVVESSLEKGRGPVATVIVQNGTLKVGDNVVCGKAHGRVKALINENSKQIKSVPPSHTAVVVGLNEVPAAGEIMMAMKNDKEAKEYAQKRYEYDRHKELSKSTKSTLEDMTSMIAEGRLKSLKVVLKTDVHGSLEAIKSSLSELRNEEVKIDIISSGVGGITENDVELVGNSENCVLLGFNVRPTGSVKALAKQRNVDIRTYSIIYQLLDDMTGMLTGMMAPKFTEENTGQAEVRDVFKSPKGMVAGCVVEDGKLIRGGLVRVIREGVVAFEGELVSLRRFKDDVEEVGNGYECGVIISNYEDVQVGDVIETFKKVEQKVSL
- the thrB gene encoding homoserine kinase, which translates into the protein MIISVPATSANLGPGFDSLGLAVDLRNRVEFHPSKFFSVSIKGEGENNARLKGNNLFVSIFNEHYSRLTKKKQNFKFTFYNSIPMSRGLGSSSAVIVSAIASAHEAANIRVSKRRILNHALVYEPHPDNITPAVMGGFNVATIEKNKVFSQKKHLPDYLKAVVVIPNKQMNTSKSRTILPKSYSKENAVYNLSHTALTVAAFFNEDWEMLKLAAQDRFHQKARMKTLPELFSVQKVAYESGALMSTLSGSGSTFFSLAYDDDAAMIANRLKQKFPEFAVKILDFDNSGLIIER
- the lpxC gene encoding UDP-3-O-acyl-N-acetylglucosamine deacetylase codes for the protein MYQTTIKKSVELVGIGLHKGSPVKLRLEPLEAESGIVFYRSDVDVSIPLVPENVVDTKMATVIGKDGYVISTIEHLLSAVYAYGIDNLRVVVDADEVPVMDGSSASYCMLLDEAEVVELDKPKRIMRIKKEIEIKEGDKYVKLSPAKDLSYDFTIKFPHPVIQEQAYVLKFTKQSYKEEISRARTFGFLHEVQYLRSKGLALGGSLENAVVLDEKKILNPEGLRYDDEFVRHKILDAIGDMSLIGMNFIGNYEAFAGSHDLNHKLTLELLKDPENYEVIELVGEELRELEKAYA
- a CDS encoding M23 family metallopeptidase, giving the protein MMALIGGGLYIYFSSTFERVAPEVTLKTNGFWNLKEPLNLTISDTSGIKSYKISMKTSKGMKQLQYEQLITPMNSLELSIEPPRGMYALKDKQIEIIVEANDTSKWNMLNGNTALKLYKLTIDKKRPNVSIINNSYKISRGGSALVIFSVKDENLEDFYVLGNNNKKFKAQPFYKEGYYIALLAWPVIDRGFKATVIAKDSAGNVAKSYVPLYLKEKTYKVSKINLSDKFLKGKIYDLAEEFEETQGVDGSLEQFKLINEDVRAKNEKLIHEITSKVSDEMISDFKMKKIYPLKNGQVVAHFGDHRKYYYDNEFVSEAYHMGLDLASYAMAPIKTQNGGDVVFTDYNGLYGNMPIISHGLGLYTLYGHCSSVDVSMGEHVPANSKIANTGKSGYAMGDHLHFGVLVQGIEVRPQEWMDSQWIKLNISDIIKESKKIIDQR